A part of Caretta caretta isolate rCarCar2 chromosome 1, rCarCar1.hap1, whole genome shotgun sequence genomic DNA contains:
- the LOC125627781 gene encoding uncharacterized protein LOC125627781 produces MLELKDGMSSCSPLLHPSSHQMQLNQALRKENQFLREENQVLREENKAFRVENKVFHKENQALQAENKALSEDNKILQERKMDYFEEKKVLEKQEKALRKQNKALWEEIKALQEQEIAFQMEEKALQEETVALWEENKAFQVQIQALQKDEVALQEEEKALQNQGKALQEEKIALCEENRALHEEKKALQKEKKALDEEQKALQEWNKVLHGEE; encoded by the coding sequence ATGCTTGAACTCAAGGATGGCATGAGCAGCTGTTCCCCTCTGCTGCACCCTTCTTCCCACCAGATGCAACTTAATCAAGCTCTCCGGAAGGAGAACCAATTCCTtcgagaggagaatcaggtcctccGGGAAGAGAACAAGGCTTTCCGTGTGGAGAACAAGGTCTTCCACAAAGAGAATCAAGCCCTTCAAGCAGAGAACAAAGCCCTTTCTGAGGACAACAAGATCCTCCAGGAGAGGAAAATGGATTACTTTGAAGAGAAAAAGGTTCTTGAGAAGCAGGAAAAGGCCCTTCGAAAACAGAACAAAGCCCTTTGGGAAGAAATCAAGGCTCTCCAAGAACAGGAAATAGCCTTCCAAATGGAGGAAAAAGCACTTCAGGAAGAGACAGTGGCCCTGTGGGAGGAGAACAAGGCCTTCCAAGTGCAAATTCAGGCTCTCCAGAAGGATGAGGTAGCCCTTCAGGAAGAGGAAAAGGCCCTTCAGAATCAGGGAAAAGCCCTACAGGAGGAAAAAATTGCCCTTTGTGAGGAGAACAGGGCCCTCCATGAGGAGAAAAAGGCCCTTCAAAAGGAGAAGAAAGCCCTTGATGaggagcagaaagccctccaAGAATGGAACAAGGTCCTTCATGGAGAGGAATAA